From a single Triplophysa rosa linkage group LG17, Trosa_1v2, whole genome shotgun sequence genomic region:
- the LOC130568303 gene encoding phospholipase A and acyltransferase 2-like, with the protein MDYAKQVEHIVSTAHFGDLIEFTYPIGYAHWGVYDGDGYVIHFAVADETQIQSTFRGYLQAIFPVCGDLLLGETKIRRQLLAEVNVPKGAQVSVSNNHHTFTSSPEEDMRRRRDALLDKEFTYKLFTCNCEHFATFIRFGKAVCNQIPGKSKNKECVEATEQFGYLVPSS; encoded by the exons ATGGACTACGCGAAACAG GTTGAGCACATTGTATCCACTGCTCATTTTGGAGATTTGATTGAGTTCACTTATCCCATTGGCTACGCACACTGGGGCGTGTACGACGGGGATGGATACGTTATTCACTTCGCTGTTGCTG ATGAAACTCAGATCCAGAGTACATTTCGGGGCTACCTCCAGGCAATTTTTCCTGTCTGTGGTGATCTTTTGCTTGGAGAGACTAAGATACGTCGCCAGCTCCTGGCTGAGGTTAATGTACCTAAAGGAGCTCAAGTTTCAGTGAGCAATAACCATCACACTTTCACATCTTCACCTGAGGAGGACATGAGACGGCGACGAGATGCTCTACTGGATAAAGAATTTACCTACAAGCTTTTTACATGTAACTGTGAACACTTTGCCACATTTATCCGGTTCGGAAAAGCTGTGTGCAATCAG ATTCCAGGGAAGAGCAAAAACAAGGAATGTGTGGAGGCTACTGAACAGTTTGGCTACCTTGTTCCTTCATCTTAA
- the dedd gene encoding death effector domain-containing protein: MTSQQHGNANPALISPQNSSSSQGRQHIPRSSIDSYSRSGVSSPRRGWVAASSSSTAHGNSLALSLSRLTPPSCGNSHSSRRPASGRVEPWPEEAVDDAYGLYSLHRMFDIVGAQLTHRDVRVLSFLFVDVIDEYERGGIRSGRDFLLALERQGRCDETNFRHVLQLLRIITRHDLLPYVTLRKRQTVCPDPVDKYLEETSVRYVSPRGAGETGQGTPHRRTGPQPLICCPPSGPHVCPPRAKPIPPAPSRKRKRFHTTADCREKQTCDIRLRVRAEYCQHESALQGNVFSNKQEALERQFERFNQANTILKSRDLGSIICDIKFSELTYLDAFWRDYINGSLLEALKGVFITDSLKQAVGHEAIKLLVNVDEEDYQAGRRKLLRNLVAGGASMGSKEGPLS; the protein is encoded by the exons ATGACCTCACAGCAGCATGGGAATGCCAACCCTGCCCTCATCTCTCCACAGAACTCTTCCTCCAGTCAGGGCAGGCAACACATTCCACGTTCCTCTATAGACTCGTATTCCCGATCCGGGGTCTCCTCTCCTCGGAGAGGTTGGGTTGCGGCATCCTCGTCCTCGACAGCTCACGGTAACTCTCTCGCACTCTCTCTAAGCCGCTTGACTCCTCCATCCTGCGGGAATTCCCACTCCTCTAGGAGACCCGCATCCGGCAGGGTCGAGCCTTGGCCGGAGGAGGCCGTGGATGATGCGTATGGGCTATACTCACTTCACCGCATGTTTGATATTGTGGGAGCGCAGCTGACGCATCGGGATGTGCGCGTGCTATCCTTTCTATTTGTGGACGTTATTGACGAGTACGAGAGAGGAGGGATACGGAGCGGCCGGGACTTCCTGCTTGCTCTGGAGCGACAGGGGCGGTGTGATGAGACGAACTTTAGGCACGTTCTTCAGCTGCTCCGCATCATAACTCGCCATGACCTGCTACCCTATGTCACTCTGCGCAAGAGACAGACAG TTTGCCCAGATCCAGTGGATAAATATTTGGAGGAGACATCTGTGCGATACGTTTCTCCTAGAGGAGCAGGAGAGACTGGGCAGGGTACACCTCACAGAAGAACAG GACCCCAGCCATTGATCTGTTGTCCTCCTTCAGGACCCCATGTATGCCCACCGCGTGCTAAACCCATCCCACCTGCGCCAAGCAGGAAACGGaagagatttcacacaacagcCGACTGCAGAGAAAAACAGACCTGTG ATATACGATTGCGAGTACGTGCCGAGTACTGCCAACACGAGTCGGCTCTGCAAGGCAACGTCTTCTCCAACAAGCAGGAGGCACTAGAGAGGCAGTTTGAGCGTTTCAACCAAGCCAACACCATCCTCAAATCCCGTGATCTGGGTTCCATCATTTGTGACATCAAGTTCTCAGAGCTGACCTACCTGGACGCCTTCTGGCGGGACTACATCAACGGCTCACTGTTGGAAGCCCTGAAGGGCGTTTTCATCACAGACTCTCTAAAGCAAGCTGTTGGCCATGAAGCCATTAAGCTGCTGGTGAACGTGGATGAAGAAGACTACCAGGCCGGCAGGAGGAAGTTGCTGAGAAACCTGGTGGCGGGAGGAGCGAGCATGGGCAGCAAGGAGGGTCCCTTGTCCTAG